The following proteins come from a genomic window of Neosynechococcus sphagnicola sy1:
- a CDS encoding tetratricopeptide repeat protein: MRRAEQQQQRQDFRAAQSTYQQVLQLQPDDVAALGNLGTVYKHLGDPEAAIAYYRQALALAPNQPEIWFNLGTVLQINDPKAAIAAYQQAIALDPTLGAAYFKLGKLYQEQQHWSGAAAAYREAIARMPNFAPAYMNLGNVLKATGDLTAAIAQYQQALACQPDDGEAFYNLGNAYLARHQRSEAIAAYRQAVQHQPRLQAAWVNLAMVLQQVGDYDAAIACFETLLQQDPTDAMAYCNLGSLSNDLGRFDQAITFLEQAIQLSPGLAVAHTNLAYALVAVARLTDAVDHCNQAVKLAPQLTAAYLNLGYALNNQGKVAAAIASFQAGLAVDPDCHPLNSNLLYTLNYSDRIHPAAIAEVHRQYGQRITPEVSPPSSQCDSPRARSAIAGGLCFPRYVSALGELFLRTAAGSP, encoded by the coding sequence CTGAGGAGGGCTGAGCAACAGCAGCAACGGCAAGACTTCCGGGCAGCCCAGTCTACCTATCAGCAGGTGTTGCAGCTCCAACCGGATGACGTTGCGGCCCTTGGCAACCTGGGTACGGTTTACAAACACCTCGGCGACCCAGAGGCTGCGATCGCCTATTATCGGCAAGCCCTTGCCCTGGCACCCAACCAGCCTGAAATCTGGTTCAATTTGGGGACTGTTCTGCAAATCAATGACCCGAAGGCGGCGATTGCGGCCTATCAACAGGCGATCGCCCTTGATCCCACTCTGGGAGCTGCCTACTTCAAGTTGGGGAAGCTGTATCAGGAACAGCAGCATTGGTCAGGGGCAGCCGCAGCCTATCGGGAGGCGATCGCCCGGATGCCGAACTTTGCCCCGGCCTATATGAACCTGGGGAATGTCCTCAAGGCAACGGGCGATCTCACCGCAGCGATCGCCCAGTATCAGCAAGCCCTGGCATGCCAACCGGACGATGGCGAAGCTTTCTACAATCTCGGCAATGCTTACCTGGCTCGACATCAGCGATCGGAGGCCATTGCTGCCTATCGACAGGCGGTGCAACACCAGCCCAGATTGCAAGCAGCCTGGGTGAATTTAGCCATGGTTCTACAGCAAGTCGGGGATTATGATGCCGCGATCGCCTGCTTTGAAACCTTGCTGCAGCAAGATCCAACCGATGCCATGGCCTACTGTAACCTGGGTTCCCTCTCCAATGATCTGGGTCGCTTCGATCAGGCGATCACGTTTCTGGAGCAGGCGATTCAACTCAGCCCCGGCTTAGCCGTAGCCCATACCAATCTTGCCTATGCCTTAGTGGCGGTGGCTCGACTGACCGACGCGGTGGATCACTGCAACCAGGCAGTGAAACTAGCGCCCCAACTGACCGCAGCCTATCTGAATCTCGGCTACGCCCTGAATAATCAAGGCAAGGTGGCAGCGGCGATCGCCAGTTTTCAGGCTGGGTTAGCGGTAGACCCCGACTGCCACCCCCTGAATTCCAATTTGCTCTACACCCTTAATTACAGCGATCGCATCCACCCAGCAGCGATCGCCGAGGTGCATCGCCAGTATGGTCAGCGCATAACCCCAGAGGTTTCCCCCCCATCTTCACAGTGCGACTCCCCGAGAGCGCGATCGGCCATTGCGGGTGGGCTATGTTTCCCCCGATATGTATCAGCACTCGGTGAGTTATTTCTTAGAACCGCTGCTGGCTCACCATGA
- a CDS encoding ester cyclase, translated as MTLTENKQIVRRYIEEIWNLGNLDLLETLVDPHIVRHTMSPITGGETGGRSALKIDIANIRNAFSDLNMRIDDLIAENEKVVVRWLITGLNTATLWNMEPHGNRVNLTGISIFRLSEGKIIEMWNEFDHYIAAYQILTSDKTS; from the coding sequence ATGACATTAACTGAAAATAAACAGATTGTACGTCGTTATATTGAGGAAATTTGGAATTTAGGTAATCTTGATCTTTTAGAAACTCTAGTTGACCCGCACATAGTTCGTCATACCATGTCCCCGATCACGGGAGGGGAAACAGGCGGTAGGTCAGCACTCAAAATTGATATAGCCAATATTCGCAACGCCTTTTCAGATCTGAATATGCGGATTGATGACCTCATTGCAGAAAATGAGAAGGTGGTAGTTCGTTGGCTGATCACTGGATTAAATACAGCTACACTCTGGAATATGGAACCCCATGGTAACAGAGTGAATTTGACAGGAATTTCAATTTTCAGACTTTCAGAGGGGAAAATTATTGAAATGTGGAATGAGTTTGACCATTACATTGCGGCCTACCAGATATTGACGTCTGACAAGACCAGCTAG
- a CDS encoding TOBE domain-containing protein yields MIRQEEVLLEPDAAATVVIRDRQFLGREHCYCLISRCGREFHARTTAGMPLSVGTRVQVSVVSSVLRVFPTIQDVETPLQQAQSLQFCDRSR; encoded by the coding sequence ATGATTCGGCAGGAAGAGGTATTACTAGAACCCGATGCAGCGGCGACGGTCGTGATTCGCGATCGCCAGTTTTTAGGTCGAGAGCATTGCTACTGTCTGATTAGTCGCTGCGGTCGAGAGTTTCATGCCCGCACGACAGCAGGCATGCCCCTGTCAGTGGGTACGCGGGTACAGGTATCAGTGGTTTCATCCGTACTGCGGGTGTTTCCCACCATCCAGGACGTGGAGACACCTCTGCAACAAGCGCAGTCATTGCAGTTTTGCGATCGCAGCAGGTAA
- a CDS encoding ABC transporter ATP-binding protein has protein sequence MASSIGHGVIAAVTPPDNVQQLTTAAIARVGLEGLEHRYPHELSGGQQQRVALARALAPQPSLILLDEPLSNLDVQIRLRLRQEIRDILKATGTSGIFVTHDQEEALSISDQVAVMRQGHLEQLDTPETIYREPASRFVAEFVTQAKFFAGSLSRRSLGTRDRRISNSASDCGAQQSYRESAPLSHRWGTDDSAGRGITRTRCSGDGRDSRSPVFRSRALLLSD, from the coding sequence TTGGCCTCAAGCATCGGCCACGGGGTCATAGCCGCCGTTACCCCCCCCGACAACGTGCAACAACTCACCACAGCCGCGATCGCCCGTGTTGGCCTAGAGGGGTTAGAACATCGCTATCCCCACGAACTCTCAGGAGGTCAGCAACAGCGGGTGGCTCTTGCCCGTGCCCTTGCTCCCCAACCCAGCCTGATCCTGCTGGATGAACCTCTGAGCAATCTAGATGTGCAGATCCGTTTGCGCCTACGTCAGGAAATCCGCGACATTCTCAAGGCAACGGGCACCTCTGGAATTTTTGTCACCCATGACCAGGAAGAAGCTCTCTCGATTTCCGATCAGGTGGCGGTCATGCGCCAGGGGCATTTAGAGCAACTGGACACCCCAGAAACGATCTACAGAGAACCTGCCTCCCGGTTTGTGGCCGAGTTTGTCACCCAGGCCAAGTTTTTTGCCGGTTCGCTGTCACGGAGATCGCTGGGAACCCGAGATAGGAGGATTTCCAATTCAGCGTCTGACTGTGGGGCACAACAATCGTATCGAGAATCCGCTCCCCTCAGTCACCGCTGGGGAACTGATGATTCGGCAGGAAGAGGTATTACTAGAACCCGATGCAGCGGCGACGGTCGTGATTCGCGATCGCCAGTTTTTAGGTCGAGAGCATTGCTACTGTCTGATTAG
- a CDS encoding iron ABC transporter permease, which produces MQDFYKRIIQPLGQDRYSAWTMLVMAIAVLISLPVLTVLSGIFRDTGAIWQHLAATVLATYITNSLGLMVGVGLGVVLIGTGTAWLVTMCRFPGRWMFEWGLLLPLAAPAYILAYTYTELLEFYGPVQTSLRGWFGWQSVQDYWFPDIRSLWGAIALLTLTLYPYVYLLVRTAFLSQSASTLEACRMLGCGPWQSFLIVALPLARPAIMAGLSLALMETLNDYGTVQYFAVDTFTTGIYRTWFGMGEQQAASQLSAFLLLFILALVLLERGARGQAQYYQTAPHRQPLAAYSLRGWRAIAAQLACFLPIGLGLLFPGAILLQMTLENWSQTFNEEFWGFAYNSLLLALLTAGIAVAIALLMAYGLRLQPNLGMRLATQVAAMGYAVPGSVIAVGILVPVGGLDNAIDAWMRSTWGISSGLLLSGTIAALVFAYLVRFLAVSFSTIDASLTKIKPSLDDAARSLGHSPLSTLVRIHAPLMGRGLLTAVTLGFCGCDEGITRHPHYSPL; this is translated from the coding sequence ATGCAAGATTTCTACAAACGTATCATCCAGCCACTGGGACAAGACCGTTACAGTGCTTGGACGATGCTAGTGATGGCGATCGCGGTGCTGATTTCCCTGCCCGTTCTCACCGTCTTAAGTGGCATTTTCCGGGATACTGGAGCCATCTGGCAGCACCTCGCTGCCACGGTCTTGGCCACTTACATCACCAATTCCCTGGGTCTGATGGTGGGGGTGGGGCTGGGTGTCGTCCTGATAGGGACGGGAACCGCTTGGCTGGTAACCATGTGTCGATTTCCAGGACGATGGATGTTCGAATGGGGCTTACTCTTGCCCCTGGCAGCTCCAGCCTACATCCTGGCCTATACCTACACGGAACTATTGGAATTCTATGGCCCGGTGCAGACAAGCCTGCGAGGGTGGTTTGGTTGGCAGAGTGTTCAAGATTACTGGTTCCCCGATATTCGTTCCCTTTGGGGGGCGATCGCCCTACTGACCTTGACCCTCTATCCCTATGTCTATCTCCTGGTACGGACTGCCTTTTTGTCTCAGTCAGCCTCGACTTTAGAAGCCTGTCGGATGTTGGGCTGTGGTCCCTGGCAGAGTTTTCTGATCGTGGCACTGCCCCTCGCCCGTCCAGCCATTATGGCTGGGTTATCCTTGGCATTGATGGAAACGTTGAATGACTATGGAACCGTCCAGTATTTTGCCGTTGATACCTTCACCACTGGCATCTATCGCACCTGGTTTGGCATGGGGGAACAACAGGCAGCTTCCCAACTCTCGGCGTTTTTACTGCTGTTTATTTTGGCGCTGGTGTTGCTAGAGCGGGGAGCTCGGGGACAGGCCCAGTACTATCAAACTGCCCCACATCGCCAACCACTGGCGGCTTATTCGCTGCGGGGATGGCGGGCGATCGCTGCTCAGCTAGCCTGTTTTCTCCCCATTGGACTGGGGCTTCTTTTCCCTGGGGCAATTTTGCTGCAAATGACTCTGGAAAACTGGAGTCAAACCTTCAATGAAGAATTCTGGGGATTTGCCTACAACAGCTTACTTCTGGCATTGCTAACTGCCGGAATTGCAGTGGCGATCGCACTCCTGATGGCCTATGGTTTGCGACTGCAACCAAATCTGGGGATGCGTCTGGCGACTCAAGTCGCCGCCATGGGATATGCCGTCCCCGGTTCAGTGATTGCCGTCGGCATTCTGGTACCTGTTGGCGGACTGGACAATGCCATCGATGCCTGGATGAGGTCAACCTGGGGAATTTCCAGCGGTCTATTGCTCAGTGGCACAATCGCAGCCCTTGTGTTTGCCTATTTAGTGCGATTCTTGGCCGTTTCCTTCAGCACCATTGATGCCAGTTTAACGAAGATCAAACCGAGTTTGGATGATGCAGCTCGCAGCTTAGGGCACAGCCCACTCAGTACCTTAGTCCGTATCCATGCGCCCCTCATGGGACGGGGCTTGTTGACTGCGGTAACTCTGGGTTTTTGTGGATGTGATGAAGGAATTACCCGCCACCCTCATTATTCGCCCCTTTAA
- a CDS encoding HMA2 domain-containing protein — protein sequence MESIQIGLLLSIISGVCTAFWTVLIWREKEQKEEERERDKNAALYVNPFILAAEELQSSLYRYLSGKQTKTLENKDSECYAGFSSEALEILYVIVIYFGWSLIIYRYGPYTRDKRVIELARKISETFANSDEFSSEEAFYFSFSEQRALGLRFVEGLSPTSFIEESKSIFTGFESVSLYHFEEEIKSSRNQLSAFYINIRDALHSIDNYNVIEDLIERRRLVLIQNFLVDLLNYLEEKEGFSVSIKARQKSEVYVKRLLNSRKSEDDYRIMHHTPGRIRLWISNLYHRESYAMQLQSLLESLANVEAVKMNLPAASIIIKYNPVIPKSKFEQQIVEVIH from the coding sequence ATGGAATCTATTCAAATTGGCTTGTTATTGTCGATTATATCAGGTGTATGTACAGCCTTTTGGACAGTTTTAATCTGGCGAGAAAAAGAGCAAAAGGAAGAAGAAAGAGAGCGGGACAAAAATGCTGCCCTCTATGTAAATCCATTTATATTAGCTGCGGAAGAACTACAATCTAGTCTTTATAGATATTTATCTGGAAAACAGACTAAGACTTTAGAAAACAAAGATTCTGAATGCTATGCTGGATTTTCTTCAGAAGCTCTAGAAATTCTCTATGTGATTGTCATCTATTTCGGATGGTCGCTTATTATATACCGCTACGGTCCCTACACAAGGGATAAAAGGGTCATCGAGCTGGCTCGCAAAATCTCTGAGACCTTTGCTAATTCCGATGAGTTTAGTTCAGAAGAGGCATTCTATTTTTCTTTTTCAGAGCAAAGAGCGCTGGGACTGAGGTTTGTAGAAGGCTTAAGCCCAACAAGTTTTATAGAAGAATCCAAATCTATTTTTACAGGATTTGAATCAGTTTCTCTTTATCATTTTGAAGAAGAAATAAAAAGTAGTCGCAATCAGTTATCGGCATTTTATATTAATATTCGCGATGCCCTTCATTCCATTGATAATTATAATGTCATCGAAGATTTGATCGAGCGAAGACGATTGGTATTAATTCAGAATTTCCTCGTGGATCTACTAAACTATTTAGAGGAAAAAGAAGGCTTCTCAGTTTCTATAAAGGCAAGACAGAAATCAGAGGTATATGTAAAGCGTCTGCTAAATTCCAGAAAGTCAGAAGATGATTATAGAATTATGCACCATACTCCTGGAAGGATTCGATTGTGGATTTCAAATTTATACCATCGTGAATCCTATGCTATGCAGTTACAATCTTTGTTGGAATCCTTGGCAAATGTTGAAGCCGTAAAAATGAATTTACCTGCTGCATCAATCATTATTAAATACAACCCAGTCATCCCCAAAAGTAAATTTGAGCAGCAGATTGTTGAGGTAATTCATTGA
- a CDS encoding extracellular solute-binding protein, translated as MDRQCKFRDVVFLASGAAMAAVAADQLGRPPVGNAQASRVVNLYSARHYDTDKALYENFTRKTGIKVNIVQAEADKLIERIKSEGANTPADLLITVDAGNLWRAQSAGLLQPIQSQILQSAIPASLREPNGYWFGLSKRARIIVYNKARIKPAELSTYEAVANPKWKGRFICRSSNNVYNQSLTGSILAANGAGKTEAWARGLVANFARPPEGNDTSQIKAVASGLADLTFVNTYYVVRLAKSQKAEDRAIAAKIGVVFSQSGRSRHSR; from the coding sequence TTGGATCGGCAATGCAAATTTCGAGACGTGGTTTTTTTAGCCTCTGGGGCAGCAATGGCGGCGGTTGCCGCGGATCAGTTGGGTCGTCCCCCTGTGGGCAACGCCCAAGCTAGTCGTGTCGTCAACCTCTACTCGGCACGTCATTACGATACAGATAAAGCGCTCTACGAGAATTTCACCCGCAAGACCGGAATTAAGGTCAATATTGTCCAAGCCGAGGCTGACAAGCTGATTGAGCGCATCAAAAGTGAAGGGGCTAATACCCCTGCCGATCTGTTGATCACCGTTGATGCTGGGAATCTCTGGCGGGCACAGTCCGCTGGTCTTCTCCAGCCCATACAATCGCAGATCCTGCAATCCGCAATTCCGGCTAGTCTGCGGGAACCGAACGGCTATTGGTTTGGCCTCTCAAAACGGGCACGGATCATTGTCTATAACAAAGCTCGGATTAAGCCTGCCGAACTCTCCACCTACGAAGCAGTTGCCAACCCCAAGTGGAAAGGTCGCTTCATCTGCCGCTCTTCTAATAACGTATACAACCAATCTTTGACGGGTTCAATTCTGGCGGCGAACGGGGCTGGGAAGACGGAAGCTTGGGCACGGGGACTGGTGGCTAACTTTGCCCGTCCTCCGGAAGGCAATGATACGTCCCAGATCAAAGCGGTGGCTTCGGGCTTGGCTGATCTGACCTTTGTGAATACTTACTATGTGGTTCGGTTAGCCAAGTCTCAAAAAGCAGAGGATCGAGCCATTGCCGCTAAAATTGGTGTCGTTTTTTCCCAATCAGGGCGATCGCGGCACTCACGTTAA
- a CDS encoding single-stranded DNA-binding protein → MSLNHVTLVGRVGGDPDVKYFESGSVVCNLTLAVNRQSRNNEQPDWFNLELWGKQAEVAANYVRKGSQIGISGALKFEHWKDRSTGASRSKPVIRVERLELLGSKRDQEASAGSTPDDEF, encoded by the coding sequence ATGAGCCTCAATCATGTAACTCTGGTCGGGCGAGTGGGTGGAGACCCAGATGTTAAATACTTTGAGTCCGGGAGTGTAGTCTGTAACCTCACCCTAGCGGTGAACCGCCAAAGCCGCAACAATGAGCAACCTGACTGGTTTAATCTAGAACTCTGGGGTAAACAGGCAGAAGTTGCCGCTAACTACGTCCGCAAGGGGAGTCAGATTGGCATCTCAGGCGCCTTGAAGTTTGAACATTGGAAAGACCGCAGTACAGGTGCCAGCCGCTCAAAGCCAGTGATTCGGGTAGAACGGCTAGAGTTGCTAGGGTCAAAGCGAGATCAAGAGGCCAGTGCGGGATCAACCCCGGATGATGAATTTTAG
- the thiC gene encoding phosphomethylpyrimidine synthase: protein MRTEWVAKRRDQVNVTQMYYARQGVITEEMHYVAQRENLPADLIRQEVARGRMIIPANINHTNLEPMAIGIASKCKVNANIGASPNSSSLDEEVAKLHLAVKYGADTVMDLSTGGGNLDVIRTAIIQASPVPIGTVPVYQALESVHGQIEKLTPDDFLDVIEKHAQQGVDYQTIHAGILIEHLPLVKTRLTGIVSRGGGILARWMLHHHKQNPLYTHFRDIIEIFKKYDVSFSLGDSLRPGCTHDASDAAQLAELKTLGELTRKAWEDDVQVMVEGPGHVPMDQIEFNVRKQMEECSEAPFYVLGPLVTDIAPGYDHITSAIGAAMAGWYGTAMLCYVTPKEHLGLPNAEDVRNGLIAYKIAAHAADIARHRPGARDRDDELSRARYNFDWNRQFELALDPERAKEYHDETLPADIYKTAEFCSMCGPKFCPMQTKVDADALTELEKFLAQEQMAQV, encoded by the coding sequence ATGCGGACAGAATGGGTCGCCAAGCGTCGGGATCAAGTTAACGTCACGCAAATGTATTATGCCCGCCAGGGTGTGATTACCGAAGAAATGCACTACGTGGCGCAACGGGAAAATCTGCCAGCAGATTTGATTCGGCAAGAGGTAGCACGGGGACGGATGATTATCCCGGCTAACATTAATCACACAAATCTCGAGCCAATGGCCATTGGCATTGCCTCGAAATGTAAAGTCAACGCCAATATTGGGGCATCCCCGAATTCCTCCAGCTTGGATGAAGAGGTTGCGAAGCTGCACCTAGCGGTGAAGTATGGAGCAGATACCGTCATGGATTTGTCCACGGGCGGTGGCAATCTAGATGTTATTCGTACCGCGATCATTCAAGCCTCTCCGGTACCCATTGGCACCGTTCCCGTGTATCAAGCCCTGGAAAGTGTGCATGGCCAGATTGAAAAGCTCACCCCCGATGACTTCTTGGATGTAATTGAAAAGCATGCTCAGCAAGGGGTTGACTATCAAACCATCCATGCCGGAATCTTGATAGAGCATCTACCGTTGGTGAAAACGCGCCTCACTGGGATTGTCTCTCGCGGGGGTGGCATCCTGGCTCGCTGGATGCTTCACCACCACAAGCAAAATCCCCTTTACACCCACTTCCGGGACATCATTGAAATTTTCAAAAAGTATGATGTTTCTTTTAGTTTGGGGGACTCTCTCCGTCCCGGTTGTACCCACGATGCCTCGGATGCCGCCCAGTTGGCTGAACTCAAAACCCTAGGAGAACTGACCCGTAAAGCTTGGGAAGATGATGTCCAGGTAATGGTGGAAGGTCCCGGCCATGTACCGATGGATCAGATTGAGTTTAATGTCCGTAAGCAAATGGAAGAATGTTCCGAAGCTCCCTTCTATGTTTTGGGTCCTTTGGTAACTGATATTGCTCCGGGCTATGACCACATTACCTCAGCAATTGGAGCGGCCATGGCTGGCTGGTATGGTACAGCCATGCTCTGCTATGTCACGCCAAAGGAACACCTAGGGTTGCCCAATGCTGAAGATGTCCGCAATGGCTTGATTGCTTATAAAATTGCTGCCCATGCAGCGGATATTGCCCGCCATCGTCCTGGTGCCAGAGACCGAGATGATGAGCTTTCCCGCGCCCGCTATAACTTTGACTGGAATCGTCAGTTTGAACTGGCTCTTGACCCCGAGCGGGCGAAGGAGTATCACGATGAAACCCTGCCCGCAGATATTTATAAGACAGCAGAGTTTTGCTCCATGTGTGGACCGAAGTTCTGTCCGATGCAAACCAAAGTTGATGCCGATGCCCTGACGGAGTTAGAGAAATTCTTGGCTCAGGAACAGATGGCTCAGGTTTAG